A genomic window from Vitis riparia cultivar Riparia Gloire de Montpellier isolate 1030 chromosome 16, EGFV_Vit.rip_1.0, whole genome shotgun sequence includes:
- the LOC117933278 gene encoding pectinesterase inhibitor 11-like — MDILWFVYKRNTLLFPSLIANLQASLQVTKRDMEGSFSSHFLAALIIFLSFTSCANLSSAARPAAEKASTEFIRTSCGTTTYPKLCYTSLSAHASVIQTSPKLLADTALAVTLSTARSTSSLMSKMVQSHGLKPREVAAMHDCVEELSDSVDQL; from the coding sequence ATGGATATTTTGTGGTTCGTCTATAAAAGGAATACCCTTCTATTTCCCAGTCTCATCGCTAACCTCCAAGCTTCTTTGCAAGTGACTAAGAGAGACATGGAAGGCTCATTTTCTAGCCATTTCCTTGCAGctcttatcatttttctttccttcacttCCTGTGCAAACTTAAGCTCAGCAGCCAGGCCTGCTGCAGAGAAAGCCAGCACCGAGTTCATCCGAACATCTTGTGGTACAACCACTTATCCCAAACTTTGCTACACCTCCCTCTCAGCTCATGCCAGTGTAATCCAAACCAGCCCAAAGCTTCTAGCAGACACAGCCCTTGCTGTGACCCTTTCAACCGCACGATCTACATCATCCCTGATGTCAAAGATGGTGCAAAGTCATGGCCTAAAGCCTAGAGAAGTTGCAGCCATGCACGACTGTGTGGAAGAGTTGAGCGACTCAGTAGATCAGCTTTGA
- the LOC117933279 gene encoding uncharacterized protein LOC117933279, translated as MEEEMFCYIHEGGELVKTAVGSVEYKGGWTNCSVVSKNISQSEFVSKVCGALNLDSNSIKLEFTVKFDPSCLLPLHNDGDIVNMFKFNDMFCHVYISQCTECGDDLICPTSGPTPIVASNSAHVSSIGEPPLHISNESPTIQSFGFSQRCAMTNTVQLQRSRFEHSIVGSGHTFPNASEFRDAIYLMSLAGKFRYSYKRNSPKHMTVVCTIEDCPWKITARAIGDSNIVQVHTFRNVHNHCLEDVVLSQPLVRSTRASLVIDDVIRSTPEYQPRQICKDFVRQHDIQLTYLQAWQMKEKAKERIYGQPKNYYKLLPWMCERMLATNPGSSVELSYSDDDHFEKLFVAHSISIEGFVRGCRPIIAIDSAHMSGPYGGALFSATAYDANDSMFPLAFGVMSSENYADWLWFLEKLKIVVGNKEVIIISDRHPALLRSVPEVFGIENHAYCYRHLKENFSSFLSKHNTRGNKGKENALQFLDSIAYGRLEHDYNVSMFELKNYNEALATWVEENAPHHWAMSKFPKQRWDKMTTNLAESFNAWLRIERHHSICNFLLEHMSKLASMLVKHEEESKNWKGCIGPKIEAKVQENIAKGTVYPVTPFKNGVFGVCIGKTLLNVDILNRTCTCRGWQMLGIPCEHAIAVIISIGQNVTDFVDDCYKYPMQELIYGGSFSGIETHDMPTVDDDGLVRSITGEVFFSLKPPHRKRAPGRPRKKRIESQYQDKRTVYCSRCHMSGHNRKTCKNPLP; from the exons ATGGAAGAGGAGATGTTTTGTTACATTCATGAAGGTGGTGAGCTTGTTAAGACTGCTGTTGGGTCCGTTGAATATAAAGGAGGTTGGACCAATTGCAGTGTTGTTAGCAAGAATATCTCACAATCTGAATTCGTTTCAAAAGTATGTGGTGCACTGAACTTGGATTCCAATTCCATTAAATTGGAATTCACAGTCAAGTTTGACCCATCATGTCTATTGCCACTGCATAATGATGGCGACATAGTCAATATGTTCAAATTCAACGACATGTTTTGTCATGTCTACATCTCCCAGTGTACTGAATGTGGTGATGACCTCATTTGCCCTACTAG TGGCCCAACCCCCATTGTTGCTTCAAACTCAGCTCATGTTTCCTCTATTGGCGAGCCCCCATTACACATCTCTAATGAGTCGCCCACAATTCAGTCATTTGGGTTTTCCCAAAGATGTGCTATGACAAATACCGTTCAACTTCAACGAAGCCGGTTCGAACATTCAATTGTAGGTAGTGGACATACCTTCCCAAATGCGTCGGAGTTTCGAGATGCAATATATTTGATGTCTTTGGCTGGAAAATTTCGATATTCTTACAAAAGGAATAGTCCAAAACACATGACCGTAGTATGCACAATTGAAGATTGTCCTTGGAAAATCACTGCGCGTGCAATAGGGGATTCAAACATTGTTCAAGTACACACATTCCGAAATGTGCATAACCATTGCTTGGAAGATGTTGTCTTGTCTCAGCCTTTAGTGAGATCCACGCGTGCATCGTTGGTCATTGATGATGTTATTCGATCTACTCCTGAATACCAACCACGCCAAATTTGTAAGGACTTTGTAAGGCAACATGACATCCAGTTAACTTACCTACAAGCATGGCAAATGAAGGAGAAGGCTAAGGAGCGCATTTATGGACAGCCCAAgaattattacaaattgttgCCATGGATGTGTGAAAGAATGCTTGCAACAAATCCGGGATCGAGTGTTGAGTTGAGTTATTCTGATGACGACCATTTTGAGAAGCTTTTTGTTGCTCATTCAATATCTATCGAAGGGTTTGTAAGGGGGTGTCGACCAATCATTGCAATTGATTCGGCCCATATGAGTGGGCCTTATGGTGGTGCTCTATTTTCAGCCACCGCCTACGATGCTAATGACTCCATGTTCCCCTTAGCCTTTGGAGTGATGAGCTCGGAAAATTATGCAGATTGGTTATGGTTCTTGGAAAAACTGAAGATAGTTGTGGGAAATAAGGAAGTTATTATTATCTCAGATAGACATCCTGCTTTGCTTCGTAGTGTCCCTGAGGTGTTTGGCATTGAAAATCATGCTTATTGCTACCGTCACCTGAAGGAGAATTTTAGTAGTTTCTTGTCCAAGCATAACACACGAGGGAACAAGGGTAAAGAAAATGCATTGCAATTCCTAGATAGCATTGCGTATGGAAGGTTAGAACATGATTATAACGTTTCCATGTTTGAACTTAAAAATTACAACGAGGCTTTAGCCACatgggttgaagaaaatgcGCCGCACCATTGGGCCATGTCAAAATTCCCAAAACAAAGATGGGATAAAATGACTACGAACCTTGCCGAGTCATTTAATGCTTGGTTACGGATTGAAAGACATCACTCTATTTGTAACTTTTTATTGGAGCACATGTCCAAGTTAGCTTCTATGCTTGTGAAGCATGAAGAAGAGTCCAAGAATTGGAAAGGGTGTATAGGGCCAAAAATTGAAGCTAAGGTGCAGGAAAATATTGCAAAGGGTACGGTGTATCCAGTCACGCCGTTCAAGAATGGAGTATTTGGGGTATGTATCGGGAAAACCTTGTTGAATGTAGACATTCTGAACCGTACATGCACTTGTAGAGGTTGGCAAATGTTGGGAATCCCTTGTGAGCATGCCATAGCTGTCATTATTTCCATTGGTCAAAATGTTACTGATTTCGTCGATGATTGCTACAAATACCCAATGCAAGAGTTGATATATGGGGGCTCTTTCTCCGGCATAGAGACCCATGATATGCCTACTGTGGACGATGATGGTTTGGTTCGATCTATCACCGGGGAGGTGTTCTTCTCTCTAAAGCCTCCACATAGAAAGCGCGCTCCCGGAAGGCCAAGGAAGAAGCGCATTGAGTCTCAATATCAAGATAAACGGACTGTTTATTGCTCTCGTTGTCATATGTCCGGCCACAACAGAAAAACCTGCAAAAATCCTTTGCCCTAA